The genomic window ATTGGAGCGGGAGGGCGTGGAGGTGGAATCAACAGGGCCTTTTCTGGACACCCACGAGCAGCCAGCAAATTGTCCAGTCGGATGGACATGTCAATCAGTTTGTCGAGGGAGAGGGTGGTGTCCCGACAagctagctccctgcggacgtcctcccggtGGCTACAGCGATAGTGCTccatcaaggccctgtcgttccaacCCGCCCcggcggccaaggtccggaactctaGCGCAAAGTCCTGCGCGCTCTTCGTCACCTGTTGCAGGTTCTCCTTGTCTCCTGTCACCGTTCACCCGCCGCTCGGCCCTCTGGTGGGTGGTCGAACACGGCCCGGAACCAGCGGGTAAACTCGGGGTACTTGTCCCTCGCCAAGTCTGGGCAATTCCACACTGCGTTGACCCACTCCAGGGCTCGACCCATCAGACAGAAGACGAGGACGCTCACACTCTCCTCCCCCGAGGGAGTCGGACGAACGGTAGCCAGGTACAGCTCCAGCTGTAGTAGGAAcgcctggcacccagccgccatTCCATCATACTCCCTGGGGAGCGCCAGATGCAGGGCACCGGATCCGGAgctggaggaggggtggtggtgctgGCGGAAGCGGAGCTGGGGGTGAGGTAGGgcggccactcctctcccataggtctatcctctccatcatctggtccATTGCTGCCCCGATCTGGTGGAGAATGGCCGTATGATGGAATACTCgctcctccatcgatgggagaggaggtgcagctgctcctgctgactccattttaagggtgcgggattctgtcagaGTCCTTTGTTGTCAATTGTTGTCTATACAATATAACAATGGATAATACAATGGATGTCATAATACAACACAAAATATGGTGTGAAACAATTGGAATGGTAATGAATTATGTAtggaaaaaaaaagaaagtctatatacggtgtgtgtcacgaatcccgccgaagatggtgcctcttcctgctcgggcggtgctcggcggacTTCGTCgacggcctactagctgccatcgattccctttcctttTATTTCTGTTAGTTTGGTctaattggttacacctgttttgagtttagttttgtttgtaggctatttaagggcactaggcccacTGGctattgtgcgggcttgttctctgtTTTATGGTGTTGGTTTAATTTGTGGTCTCCCGGACAGTTTTAGTCCTGTTTGTTTGGACGGGTTGTTTCATGCGCCCTTGTGTTTTGCATGTCCGTTTTTCACTGTTATTGGAATAAAGATCCACGTACGGAACTAACCTGCTCTCTGCACTTGACTACTCCACCCACCCTTCACAGAAGCCgtaacagtgtgtgcaaaaggcatgaggaggtaggcaataaataggccataggagcgaataattacaatttagcagattaacactggagtgataaatgagcagatgatgatgtgcaagtagagatactggtgtgcaaaagagcagaaaagtaaataaaataaaaacagtatggggatgaggtaggtagattgggtagGCTaattacagatggactatgtacagctgcagtgatcggttagctgctcagatagctgatgtttaaagttggtgagggaaataaaagtttccaacttcagcgatttttgcaattcgtacCAGTCactggcagtagagaactggaaggaaaggcggccaaatgaggtgttagctttgggggtgatcagtgagatatacctgctggaacgggtgctacgggtaggtgttattatcgtgaccagtgaactgagataaggcagagctttacctagcatagacatTACATACAATACAAACTAAAGAGGCAAGTACCCACAAAATCTGGTCACACTGCGGACACAGTGACTGATAAAAGACACATTTTAATGCCAATTGTAGGCGTGACAAATTTTGATCAGATTATGGTGATTGGATCCTCTTGATCGGATTACGACAACCACATGTGAGCACCAGGAAAAAACAGGGCTTCAGTTTGTACGTGGCCATGAATCTTATCCAACTCCAGATAGAGTTCATGTGACTAGTGGGAAGGAAATAACTCATCAATCTTTCACCTACATTCTTGTGCTGTCCATTTCCTGAAAAATTCCCATTGTGGAGATACAAGGGTTTTCTTCCAAATAAACGAATTAACAACAGAAGCCATCTGAGTGCATTAGTCTCTCTTTCAGATTTCTGTCTTTCAAATATCATCTGGTGGGTGATGACACGGCAGCCATTTTTGCACCTGAAATTTTACCACACAACAGCTAAACACAAAAATGCAATACACATGTTTATTACCACTCCCAAAATAAGAACTGCTTTAGTATTCCATTTTTGTTAGTGTTAGATGAGTGGGGAACTTTCTGGTGCAAAAATGGTTGCCGGGGTATCACCCACCAGATGAGATTTGAAAGAGAGAAATTTGAAAGTGGTTGCAGCAAGGTGAGATGCTGGGGTTGGGTGTTTCTGTGGGGGGGGGATCCTAGGTTATAACTTCAACTCTGTGGTAATGTCAGGAGAAAACCAAATCTCTCGGTTGATTTGAGGTGATTTTAGTTGATCTTTCACTGCAATCTTACATTTGTGGTGTATCCTCCCTCCATTTGCTCCCATAAACCAATCCCAACCATGGATTAGTTTATCCTGGCTCATAGGCTGATTGCAGGGTAAGGAACCATCTTACTATTACATAAGAAATCACACCTTTAACTTAAAAGCTCTCAAAGGCAGTTGCCCTATCACTACCATGATGGCTGCTGGTAAATATTGAGAGACAACAAATCATAcactgaaaaatatatataaatatgtaaagtgttgttccatgagctgaaataaaaaaatccccaaaATGTACCATATGCAAAAaaggcttatttctctcaaattttgtgcacacatccCTGTTAGCATTtccgacaggtgtggcatatcaagaagctgattaaacagcatgatcattacacaggtgcaccttgtgctggggacaataaaaggccactctaaaatgtgcagtttattTATGataattttttcacctttatttaaccaggtaggccagttgagaacaagttctcatttacaactgtgacctggccgaGATaattgcaattcgttccagtcactggcagcagagaactggaaggaaaggcggccaaaggaggtgttggctttgggaatgaccagtgaaatatacctgctggagcgcgtgctacgggtgggtgttgctacggtgaccagtgagctgagtataggcggagctttacctagcaaagactacgagtgggtgttgctacggtgaccagtgagctgagtataggcggagctttaccaagcaaagacttatagatcaAATGGATCCAGTGGGTTTGGccacgaatatgtagcgaggaccagccaatgagagcatacagatcGCAATGGTGGGATTCTCtgttccacctctacgcagacgacaccattctgtaatacttctggctcttctttgaacactgtgttaactaacctccagacgagccaTTCCATGCCAAACAActttccttccgtggcctccaactgctcttaaatgcaagtaaaactaaatgcatgctattcaaccgaacactgcccacacctgcccgcccatccagcatcactacactggatggttctgacttagaatatgtggacaactacaaatacctaggtgtctggttacacTGTAAACTCTCcgtccagactcacattaagcatctccaatccaaaattaaatctagaatcggcttcctatttcgcaacaaagcatccttcactcatgctgccaaacataccctcataaaacggaccatcctaccgatcctcgactttggcaatgtaatttaaaaaatagcctccaacactctactcaacaaattggatgcagtctatcacagtgctatccgttttgtcaccaaagcaccatatactacagaccactgcgacctgtacgctctcgttggctggccctctcttcatactcgttgccaaacccactggctccaggtcatcgacAAGTCTcttctaggtaaagccccgccttatctcagctcactggtcaccattgcagcacccatccgtagcacgcgctccagcagttatatctcactggtcacccccaaagccaattcgtcttttggccgcctttccttacagttctctgctgccaatgactggaaagaactgcaaaaatcactgaagctggtgaTATCTCCCTCACAAGCTATacgcaccagctgtcagagcagctcacagatcactgcacctgtacatagcccatctgtaaatagccaatcCAACTACCACATCCCCatgctgtatttatttatttatcttgctcctttgcaccccagtatctctacttgcacattcatcttctaccactccagtgtttaattgctatattgtaattattttgccaccatggcctatttattgccttaactccctcaTCCTACCTCATTTGAACACACtatactttttctactgtattattgactgtatgtttgtttattccatgtgtaactctgtgttgttgtatgtgtcaaactgcttttctttatcttggccaggtcgcagttgtaaatgagaacttgttctcaactagcctacctggttaaataaaggttaaataaaaaataaaatactactactgtactactactactactactactactacttgtggccagcagcataccactctGTATACCACtgttggcttgcttctgaagcttagcagggttggtcctggttagTTCCTGCATGGGAGAcaagatgctgctggaagtggtgttggagggccagtaggaggcactctttcctctggtctaaaaacatatcccaatgccccagggcattGCCcttgtgtagggtgccgtctttcggatgggacgtgaaatgggtgtcctgactctctgaggtcattaaaagatcccatggcacttatcgtaagagtaggggtgttaaccccggtgtcctggctaaattcccaatctggccctcaaaccaacACGGTCActtaataatccccagtttacaattggctcattcatccccctcctctcccctgtaactattccccaggtcgttgctgtaaatgagaacgtgttctcagtcaacttacctggtaaaataatggataaataaaatactactactaatgtacTAGTACTattactaatacaactactgctattactacaacttctactactactacttgtctactactactacaacttgTAGTAGGAGTAGGAGCAGCACCAATAATGCTCTACTAAATAGATGGAAAACAGTGACTCATTGTTTATAACAAAGGAACCATCCTGCACATCCGAAGCACAGCACAGATTATATGCGGCCACAAATAACTATGTGATAGTAAAGGGCAAAGGATGTCGAAACAATAACCTTGCATATTGTATGATCATTAAAGGGACAATTACCATTGTCCCAAAACACAGCTATTGGCACTACACAGTGGAAGATAATGACTTATGTAGCCTTGAGGAAATATGAGCTTTACACACACCACATCAGCATATGAGATAGGGGAGAGCGATAAGAGAGTGAGCTCACACAGGCAGTGGTTTAAAAGGCCAGGTGGTAGGCTAAGGCAGGTCACTCCTTAGAGTAGAGCCAGTCCAACCCTTCCAGCAACCATGACCTACAACGGCACTTGGAAAGTAGACCGCAGCGAGAACTATGAGAAATTCATGGAGCAGATGGGTAAGAGATCAATAGTTTTTGGAAAATTAGTTTTGGGGGAAAGACACTTCGGCACAAATGGCCTTTTGGTGGATGTTGAAAGCAAAGACAAGTAGGCCTACAAAATGTTTACATAAACAGGCATACAAAGTGCATTTAATGCAAATAAAGTCAATTAACTTTTTGTACCACAGGCAATTCAGTAGTGTGTTTGTATAAAAGCAATTTTTAAAGCATTAAATGCATTTAGATTAGAGGACTATGTATGTTTTCTGACATTTGACATAAGGCACTGTAAAATGATTGCATAATATCTAGCCAGGTGCTGCACTGTAGTACATCCAAATGAAATATCTTGTATAGTCGTTTACGCATGGTTCAATTCGATTTGGAGTTGGACACATGGATTGTGTCTCTGTTCACAGGTGTCAACATGGTCAAGAGGAAGCTGGCCGCTCACGATCACCTCAAGATTACCCTTGAACAAACTGGAGACAAATTTGTCGTGAAGGAGGCCAGTTCTTTCCGCACGCTGGATATGGAATTTACCCTGGGAGTCAACTTTGAATATGCTCTTGCAGATGGGACAATGCTATCAGTAAGCAATGCATTTTTACAGTATTATATAGGATTATATTCTTGCAGTCATACATACAATGGCTGTGGTAGAGCTTAGGCATAGTTTTTATGTTGATGCATAGTGTATTCCCAGGTGAAGAAATTAGTAACATCATAATTGAATGGGTGCATACCACAATTCCAAAGATTTTATTCCTATCTGTTATTTCCAATAACAAATGTTTATTGCATTATTTTTCTGCGCTCAAAGCTATTCAATACTTGATAATGAGTTGCAAAGTACAGGGCACAGTCACATTGGCACTGTTCCAACATGTCCACACTAGGATACCAGTTAAAACACATTCACAATACATTTCTTCATTATGTACAGTTTGCTACTGTGCATTTAGGAACACAGGCCTGATGAAGTATAAAACCTTTCAGCAACTAGATGAATACGATATGGAAATCTTTTTCGATGTGCAGCATGACTGCAAAAAAGATTACCTGGCGTGTTGCCACTTGATTCTTGGACCAGTATCATGATGAATTATTTGACCTTTCACCCCTCAGGGTTCATGGGGCATTGAAGGAGACATGATGAAAGGTACATTCACCAGAAAGGACAATGGAAAGGTGCTGACAACTACCAGAGCCATTGTTGGAGAGGAACTTGTACAGGTTAGTTACCCTCTAAGGAAAATGTTATTTGCATGTGAAAAAAGTGTATATGCACCCTGTTTTACACACCCTAAATGAAAACATATTTACATTTCTGAAGAAGAAAACAGGAAGCAGACCTTGGCCAAAGTACAAATCAAATGCTTGAAAGTACCTAGCTTGATTTACCTTGGAGTTTGCAATGTTGGGACAATTCCATTGATTTAATTATACAGGGCAAACCAAATCAAGTACAGCATTTGACAGAAGTATTTGTCATGGATATGGATTTGAACCAGGTCTGGTTGTAGGATATTTTTGTTGTCATAATAAAATATATACTCTTCCTCCAACAGAGCTACAGCTATGATGGAGTCGAAGCCAAGAGAATATTCAAGAGGGGTTAGAGGAAACCAATCAAACAATCCAACCACTAAGACCAAGAAGAGCTACGTTCAAAACCAGAATGATATCATTTTACAACCTTTCTGAAGCCACTGGACCACTTTAGGTCTTTGTAATGCCAACATCATTTTTAGCTGTACAAGATGCACTGTGTGTAATAGAAATGTGTAAAGCAGGTTTTATTTGCACTTCAAGTTTTGATATTTTAAGAAGTAAACACATTTTTTGAATTATTTATGGACTGATTTTCTGAATTTCTCAATGTCCACAAAATGTATACAGATATTTCTGAATATTCAAGATTAGATGAGTGCAAGCACACTAGTGCAATACACTATTGCCAATGACTGTGACTCACTGTTGTCAATCATCAATGGAAATCAAGTGACTGCAAAAACCAGAGGCATACAAAAAACATTTAGTGATTGCATAATTTTAAGTTTATTAAACAATGAATAAAAATAAATGCATAGGCATCTCCAAAAATATAAAGTGTACACAGTCAGCTATACTGTACATGTTTCTTTTCAAATGGAACATGTTAAACCTTCTCAGCGAAAAAATGCAAAggcactccagatataacagcAGAGCAATATATACAAAATCTATACTCCCAAAAATACCCAGTGAGAAAAACAATTAAAACCTTTCCGCTGAAGCAAGACttacataaataaataataaactgTATATTACATGAATAATTTAATGTAAAGCATTGAAATAACCAACTTTACAACAAGCAAATAAAAACACTACCAGTGAGAACTGGGAACACAGTTTCATGTTGAGCTCAAAAAGATTAAAGAGGATTCATATATCAACAGCCTAAGAACATTAGTGGGCAAATACTATGACATCCATTGTTGTTAGTGTCCCGGTTTGTTGAGTCTTACCCCAAATTATTTGAATGCCAAAATGTCATAACAAAAAATGAAATTTACCAGACATAATGGCAAAACCATTAATTTTGAAACAGCATGGATTTAAATAAATTACAAAAATCAAATGACGGATCACAATTGGATTACATTTTGTTTTGATAACTGAAAAAGGACAGCGAAGATGCTAAGTTTTCAATAGCTTTTTTCTCTTAAAGATTTGTGCACATAGACGCAGCACTACATTTTATGCTGAAGAATGTAAAAGATTCTAATATCGGGGATATTGACTTGCATTGAATTTGTGCCATAGATGGTAAAAAGTTTGCATTTGGAGACAGTCGccaggtaaacaaaaccaaagcacGGATTGCTGTCtcaccttgtccatagactgcatAGACCAAcatgtaattttgtaatttgggtgaactatccctttaaattatttttttcttctgaAAGTAGCAGGGTCCTCTGGGACATGGGGCAAGATTCAGAAGATTTGTTTTTGGTTCTGCCCAACCATGTAATTGCTTTACCTGTTCTTTGCACACATTGCAAATTGATAGAGGAACATTGCAATTAAAATAAATCATTACGTTAAAGAATCTACATACGTATCCCCAGTTAGCCGCAATGAAGTTTTGCCTATTGGTGACTTAAATACCATAAAACTACAATGCAGCTCTGTTGCAATTTTTTATAACAGGCAATGGAGTTGAGATATCTGGAAAGTTTTCAAGAGACATTTTCCTCTCACAAAGAAGCACTTTGCATGAGCAAACTAACCAGAACATTTTAAATATGTAATGACACATGATCCAAGGCAATTTCCAAATGCTGCAAAATTTCAACATAAATCATGAGCTGCAGTGTTCAGAAATCCCCATGGATAAAGTACCATCCCACCTATATAAAATATTACGGATAGTTTCCTCAAGCAAACTGTCACCAACAAAGTGTTCTACTGTGAAGTGTTAAAGGTtaaatgcagctgtttttatctcaatatcaaatcatttctaagTAACAATGAAGTGCCTTACTttgattgttttcaattcaaatgttcaaaaataaacaaaaatatctTATTAGGAATAGCAAATTCTcgagcaagaattttgctaggactgccTGGGAGTGATTTGAGCATGGGAAAACTACAAAAAAAAGAAGCTTTTGCTGTTAATggcggagaggtttggaactctcgtATCTTCGACCCATCTCTcagtctattaactaatttactgcatgttgatgtcaccatggaaggccaatactccctcccaccaaaacaggcagatATTTCAGACGCTCTTTTCAAACAGCTTACACTAAAATGGTATTCATCATTATCATAAagtcacagtattattccaacctcatagtgtggaaatatatatagaacaagattttgactgcactgggcctttaaagttTACACATTAGCATGATCTGATTGGTTTTATGGATCACCAAAACTGAAGCCATCTCCCATTGGGTTATTTACCAAATACTTTTCTTCctttaacaatgtgaaatgtgAAAATGTTGTATGTAAAAAAGTTATGGTAAAAGTTATGGTTCCTGGTTTTTGACAGGGAAATGACCCCTGACCTATCCAATGAAAACAGTATGAAATGAATTCTAATGTGAATTATATTTGTTTGGCTTCATTCAGAAACATCTAGAGGGCAACTTGCTATCAGATTTACCAACATTTAAATCAATTGCACCTTAAATTGTGATACTATGGGTGTCATTGCCAAAAACGTATTGACACAATCATGCTTACATAGTGTCCAACACTTTTGGCCCGGATTCAATCCGAACGTAGGTTATAGAAATTGATGAAAACATATTGACACAATCATGCTAGCATAGTATCCCACACCTTGGAACACTATGCTTTTTTCAGACTTACGCTATTTTCCGATTGAGACAACATTAGCAGCATTTACCGTAAATAGGATCTCCGTGAATGTGGAAACATTGGCTTTAAAAGCTGCAATAGCTATAACTCGCGATCATATTGAATCCCTGCCGTTATCTTCTCcctaaataaatacaataaataataaCAACTTAAAGGATTTTTTTTGCTGTTTTCAAACTTACCTCTATTTTTTTCCACTTACTCTGAAAGTAGTCTATGGGGCCAAAGAAACTGTCATCCACAGGTTTGATTTATTTAAATAGCCACTATTAACAATTGGAGTGATAGGGGCAAGCTCACCATGTTCAAAATTGCACGACCAAATCAACTCAAATACCTTCAAATCACTGGTGCGAAGGTGAACGGCAAGGGACTGGAGTGACAAACCACCCTTGCCGTCTCTGTCTGGCCGGTTctcctctctacactggcttgcTAGTGCTCTCCCATTCCGTCCCTAAGATAGGTGCATCACGTCGTGCAAGGCTTTTTTTTTATAGCTATACTCAACGTTatcttcctgtccggttttgggcttgtgtggtgggggagatctttgtgggctatacgcCATCTTGTCTCTGGGTAGTAAGtcggtggtctgttgatatccttctagtggtgtgggggctgtgctttgttAAAGTGGGTGAGATTACATCGTGCCTGGTTGTCCCCGCCTGGGCGTATCGTCGGGCAGGGTCACAGTGTCCCCGACCCcccgtctcagtctccagtatctatgctgcaatagtctatgtgcctgGG from Oncorhynchus masou masou isolate Uvic2021 chromosome 20, UVic_Omas_1.1, whole genome shotgun sequence includes these protein-coding regions:
- the fabp2 gene encoding fatty acid-binding protein, intestinal, which encodes MTYNGTWKVDRSENYEKFMEQMGVNMVKRKLAAHDHLKITLEQTGDKFVVKEASSFRTLDMEFTLGVNFEYALADGTMLSGSWGIEGDMMKGTFTRKDNGKVLTTTRAIVGEELVQSYSYDGVEAKRIFKRG